A genomic segment from Halomonas sp. TA22 encodes:
- a CDS encoding twin-arginine translocation signal domain-containing protein, with translation MPDNHHPEQHGSEEHNPERRRFLRALGMGTAAAGVGVAIGHVTLAQADAPQQEPQDESLRYRESDHIRAYYATLRD, from the coding sequence ATGCCTGACAACCACCATCCCGAACAACACGGCTCAGAAGAGCACAACCCCGAACGCCGCCGTTTCCTGCGAGCCCTTGGCATGGGCACCGCCGCGGCCGGCGTAGGCGTGGCCATCGGCCACGTCACCCTGGCCCAGGCCGATGCCCCCCAGCAGGAGCCCCAGGATGAGTCGCTGCGCTATCGGGAAAGCGACCATATCCGAGCCTACTACGCCACCCTGCGTGACTGA
- a CDS encoding molecular chaperone, with the protein MSQASDPLASEPLVSRIDDDSDALRADIYRLLARLLVAPPDLELLTFVAGLVADKEPGPLASAWSALASAASQARLESIERAHFQHLVGVVQGDVVPYASWYLKGTLMDEPLIAIRSDLRRLGLERSEQTKDPEDHIVALWETMSWVIEHRPHEQAHFFDTHLAPWAERLMGDLVQVDTPFYARLGQLGQAFMASEHERFADRSPVHAYEPHSKHVQR; encoded by the coding sequence ATGAGTCAAGCTTCCGACCCTCTCGCTTCTGAGCCTCTCGTATCGCGGATTGATGACGACAGCGACGCCCTGCGTGCCGATATCTATCGATTGCTAGCACGCCTGCTGGTCGCGCCACCCGACCTAGAACTGCTGACTTTCGTCGCAGGCCTTGTGGCCGATAAGGAGCCAGGCCCCCTGGCGAGCGCCTGGTCGGCGCTCGCCAGTGCGGCGAGCCAGGCACGGCTCGAGTCAATTGAGCGCGCGCATTTTCAGCATCTGGTAGGCGTCGTCCAGGGCGACGTGGTGCCCTACGCCTCCTGGTACCTCAAAGGAACGCTGATGGATGAGCCGCTGATCGCGATTCGTAGCGATCTGCGCAGGCTGGGGCTCGAGCGCAGCGAGCAGACCAAGGACCCCGAAGACCATATCGTCGCCCTGTGGGAAACCATGAGCTGGGTGATCGAGCATCGCCCCCACGAACAGGCCCATTTCTTCGACACCCACCTTGCCCCTTGGGCCGAACGCCTGATGGGCGATCTGGTACAAGTCGACACCCCTTTCTACGCCCGGCTGGGCCAGTTGGGTCAGGCCTTCATGGCCAGCGAACATGAGCGTTTTGCCGATCGGTCGCCTGTGCATGCTTACGAGCCTCACTCCAAGCACGTCCAGCGCTAG
- a CDS encoding 4Fe-4S binding protein encodes MNQPIASPSQGSQHNRLARTAALSKVSWPVNLSPATVSYQSLGHLLIIGGDVECRTALAALQGAETELTSVTLLLDSASVGSQDRDVPGVASYRIDMARQGIAIRGYLGCFEVELSHEGAPVNLAKAVLSRDYFDLILDLGKHPCLTLELPPPGYFACQFGTPAYTEALAALPEHIGEFDKPKYFHIDHDICAHDGRGQRGCTRCLEVCPADAIASRQKRIEAWIEIDPFLCHGAGSCTTACPTGAIQYRLPEPHAQQDYAARLIEAYRESGGTQPVVRFVERAYLDEELPPPAGHILDIPLEELGAAGLDHWLGALADGACEVRVQWGANLPGSMIALLDDQLAQARTILDALGLEAGRLTTLDAGDSERRDELPAFNALPSRSRSAKAAHGKRARLNDTLASLTAAGHLDAQRHGMPDGAPFGAVVVDNAACTLCMSCVSICPTKALGGGKDKPLLSFLEADCVQCGLCASACPEDAIALMPGFLAAPQRLERQICKEEAAFECIVCSKPFATVSTIASIKAKLAAHPYFAGDAMARLEMCEDCRVKDVWHEMARNPDAQLKV; translated from the coding sequence ATGAACCAACCTATCGCGTCACCCTCGCAGGGTTCGCAACACAATCGACTCGCCCGGACGGCTGCTCTTAGCAAGGTTTCCTGGCCTGTCAATCTCTCCCCCGCTACGGTCAGTTACCAGAGCCTGGGCCATTTGCTGATCATCGGCGGCGACGTCGAGTGCCGCACTGCACTGGCGGCCCTGCAAGGAGCCGAGACCGAACTGACATCGGTCACGCTGCTGCTCGACTCAGCGTCAGTTGGCTCTCAGGATCGGGACGTGCCGGGCGTGGCCAGCTATCGCATCGATATGGCCCGCCAAGGCATCGCCATTCGCGGTTATCTCGGTTGCTTCGAGGTCGAGCTCTCCCATGAGGGAGCCCCGGTCAATCTGGCCAAGGCAGTTCTCTCCCGCGATTACTTCGACCTGATCCTGGATCTTGGCAAGCATCCTTGCCTGACGCTCGAGCTGCCGCCGCCAGGTTATTTCGCCTGTCAGTTCGGCACACCGGCCTATACCGAGGCACTGGCCGCGCTGCCCGAACACATCGGCGAATTCGACAAGCCCAAGTATTTTCATATCGATCACGACATCTGCGCGCATGATGGACGCGGCCAGCGCGGCTGCACCCGCTGCCTGGAGGTGTGCCCCGCAGACGCCATCGCCAGCCGCCAGAAGCGCATCGAAGCGTGGATCGAGATTGACCCGTTCCTTTGCCATGGCGCGGGCAGCTGTACTACTGCCTGCCCTACCGGCGCCATCCAGTACCGGCTGCCGGAGCCGCACGCCCAGCAAGATTACGCGGCACGCCTGATCGAGGCCTATCGCGAATCGGGCGGTACACAGCCAGTCGTGCGCTTCGTCGAGCGCGCCTATCTGGACGAGGAGCTACCGCCCCCCGCCGGGCATATACTGGATATCCCGCTCGAGGAGCTTGGCGCGGCCGGGCTCGACCATTGGCTCGGCGCCCTGGCCGATGGCGCCTGCGAGGTGCGCGTGCAATGGGGGGCAAACCTGCCGGGAAGCATGATCGCACTGCTTGACGATCAGCTGGCCCAGGCCCGGACGATTCTCGATGCGCTCGGCCTCGAAGCAGGCCGCTTGACCACACTCGATGCCGGCGACAGCGAGCGACGCGACGAACTGCCAGCATTCAACGCGCTGCCCTCACGCTCGCGCAGCGCCAAGGCGGCGCACGGCAAGCGTGCCCGGCTCAACGATACCCTGGCCAGCCTCACCGCGGCTGGCCACCTCGATGCCCAACGCCATGGCATGCCCGACGGTGCGCCGTTTGGCGCAGTGGTCGTCGACAACGCCGCTTGCACGCTGTGCATGAGCTGTGTCTCGATCTGTCCCACGAAGGCGCTTGGCGGTGGCAAGGACAAGCCCCTGCTCAGCTTCCTCGAGGCCGACTGCGTGCAGTGCGGGCTGTGCGCCAGTGCCTGTCCCGAGGATGCCATCGCACTCATGCCGGGCTTCCTGGCCGCACCGCAACGCCTCGAGCGCCAGATCTGCAAGGAGGAGGCGGCATTCGAGTGCATCGTCTGCAGCAAGCCCTTCGCCACCGTCAGCACCATTGCCAGCATCAAGGCCAAGCTGGCCGCACACCCCTACTTCGCTGGCGATGCCATGGCACGCCTGGAGATGTGCGAGGACTGTCGCGTCAAGGATGTCTGGCACGAGATGGCTCGCAATCCCGACGCGCAACTGAAGGTATAG